From Trypanosoma brucei gambiense DAL972 chromosome 5, complete sequence:
CGACATTTCGCTGCCAGTACTGCTACGAAGACTGTTACCGCTGCTGTGGTCCCTCGCCCCCTCGGCATTGAAATCCCTCTTTGAAACTGTCTTATCCACAATCCACTGTGGCCGCGAGCCATCACGGTAATCAGCCTTCGGGCCGTGGTCAATAAAACTGCCACTACTTCCGTTGCTCATTGACATGTGACTACAGCGCTCACAGCAGCcacaccacaaacaccagTCACCTTATCCCCTTGCTCTCAGATGAAACAACAGGTCGGGATGCCTTCAAATTATACAGAATGTcgaacaagggggaaaaaaaaaactagctTCAAAGTAACAGACGAGATCAGAATAAACGAGCGGCAATTGCTGTTGCAAAGAGAGGTAAATATTTCTGGAAAAGCAGGAATACTCGAGAAttgtaaaataataataataataataatagagtagatgaaaagcaaacaatTGAAACTATCGTCAAGGTGGGGCAAGTGATTTCGACTCAAAATACTTATCCACAAATCGATACGCCCATGCGAGAGAAATGGCAGCAAGAATCTTGAGGCAATATAGCCTCCCTCAGTTGTACCATTTCCATCGCTACACGTATTCTCCGCTAGATCATAATACCTGCAGCTAGTGAATTTACTACGCAGGTATTGTCCAGGTAACAATAAAATCCATAAAGATTTATTACTCACCGTGCATACCAACAAtttgaaacaaaagcaaaaaaaaaaatgtatgatTGATGGCGGCAGTAAGTATCCCTAAACAGATTGAAAATCCAATGAACCCCTGTTTCCTTACTCTTGATCCCGtttgtttcaaaaaaaaaaacggaaacggACATGCGCAAGCCCTTCTGATCCACTACTACGCATGCGGAAATAATCCATGGTGCCTTGTCCCTCACCTTTGGTAAATGCcatatgaaaatgaaaaggtggTGCTAACAGTGTCCAACCACGCCACATTGCATGGGACTAACACATATAATTTGAAGGGGTGCACCCAAGAGCACAAAAATTATGACTTTGTCTCGGTTGTTTGGCCCCCAAGCATCCCTTGCGCAGTGTTAAACAGGTTCACCGGCGTTTTTCCATCTGTGATCAAGTAGCCCTTCAACCCCAACCCACCGAGCAGTTTCGCTTGCATTTCGGGGCCGGCCTGTGCGATCGATACAAGCGTCTGTCTCCCAATGGCACTTACCATCCGTTGAATCCTCTCAACTTCCGTTTGGGCGAGCTCACGGGCCTTTACGATTCCAGCTCGTTCTGACGCTTTGCAAACTCCAGCTCGAGatcttgctgttgcttttgctttgcgAGGTCTGACGCCGCTGTGATACGGAGCGCTTTTGCCCTCATCTCCGCTTGCTTCAGCTCTGTGTCCGCCTCAATGAGAAGTGACTCCGCCTTCGCCTTCGCCTCCGCTACTGCCTGCCCACTCGCCTGAACAACCTCACTCTGCGCCTGCAGTTCAAGCCACTGTGTTTTGGTCCGCTCCACTTCAATTTTATCGACGAGCTTCTGTCGCTCAAGCCTTCCCCGAGCCTCCTGGTCCTTCCGCTCCTTCCCGTGCCGTGCCGCAGCCTCCTGGGATTTGGTCGTTATTTCTATGGCCAGCTGCACAGATTTCTGTAGACTGTCCCGCGTCTTCGCATCAGTGGGTTCCACTGATTGAATGTCAATGTTCGTTACGACGAGGTTGTTGGCAGAGAAGCGAAGTGAGTTCCTCACATGACCATTGCCATCGCGACCAAACACAGCCTCACGAATTATCTTCGCGGAATTACGATGGAAAGAGTCAAAGTCCTCCGCAGCAACAGCCCCACGAACGCGAGACGCGATAGTTTTGCAGCAATCCCCAACAAAATCAGGCACGGAAAATATCTTGGCATCAGGATTCTCTCGATCCGCATCAAAATGCCAGTTATACGAAAGACTAAGTTGCAAACGTGCATGGTCAGAGGTTTCCACAACAATCGTGTCACTGGAGAAACGAGGACCCAAAAAGAGCTGTAGAGCGAGAAGCGAATTTAGTGCTTTTGGTTTTCCCCCACTGAGTGACAATACAGTAAACTCCTCATCGGGGGATAGCATAACAAGGTTCGGACCGAGCACTACGCGAggtttcttttgcttgtaaTCATAAATCTGTACCGCCGCGTTGTGTTGAACGTTGAAGCGAATGATACGATGTTTCACACGCGAACTGGTAAAGTTAGGATCCCGCTcactgcagcggcagcaccCCGTAGGGCATGCAAGAAGTTCTTCCACATCAGGAGAAAGATCCTTCTCCCATAGCACCTCGTGCTCCTTGAGCATGTAAGGCTCTCCGATAACAGTGCGGACTTCACCCGTAGTGGTGTTCATGACATAAATGCCTTCATTTTTGTCCAGTGCAATCACACCTCGTCGCTCCAGCACGCAAACATCCACTCTAGGAATATACTCAGTGGCACCGCGGAGCAGCCATTTCTCACCCGGCATGCGAACAGTGCCGCCACAATCCTCAAACTTTTCCAAAGCCTGCAAAAGTAGTGCCTCATTCTTCCCGATAGCGTTCATTGACTGAACCTCACCCACCAGACTCTCACCGGGCCTCAGGAAAAAGCTGCACTCCCCTCTGCGGACTTCTCTTTTACCGAACTGGTTGATGCCTTCATCTCCAACAGGGTCCTTAACGATACAGTACTGGTTCTTGCTTAATATAATGGCATTCACGGTGGCGGTGATTACCTCGTTTACATCAGGGATGTGTGTAGAGGACATTTTATGCGTAATCATCCACTGCTCCCCTGCTTTACGTGCTTTACCGTACACATCAGTAAAGTTGCGTAGAGCCCTTAGGTGGATTGCCTCCTTCTCAGTCAAAACAGCACCCCTAACGTAACTCACAAATTCCTCCTCGTATGCAGGAAGATAAGCACCACTGGTTCGATGCAGCCACTCTTCCCCAGCCACACGCGCAACACCTTGTCGGTCAGTAAAGTTGAGCCGTGCCCGGAGCTTAATGGCAGTGTTTGATTCCACAGTAAGTGCCTCAACCTCCCCAAGCTCCTCCACTTCCACGCGGGGAATAAATGTCTGCGGGCCCTCCACAATCCATTGTTCACCCGCCCGCACTGACCCCCGTGTACTATCGATGAAATCACGCGTACAACGAACATGGTAACCTTTGTTTGCGGGAATCACCTTTAACTTGAAGAGCCACTCCCCATCAACGGTTAAAAGCTCTTCCCCAGGCAATAGAGGAAACGGAGGTTGTTCAAATCGTATTTCTTTCTCGCCCATGCGTAACTGCACCTCCTCACTTTCCCCGACCTTTGGGATGTTGTCTTCGCCACGCACGCACGGGTTCTGCACAACACAATAGTGGCCTGGAGGCACCACGACACATTGCCGCGGTTCGAAAAGACATCGTTCGTGCTCCTTACGTGTGTACACCTGCGGCCCCAGCATACATTTAGTGacatttgtgttgttgttcagcAAATGAACGTAAAAATGACGTTTAATTCGTATGATATCACTCATCTTCGAAACAGTAGGACGAAGATGACAACACGAAAATTGACAACGCCTCTGAACTTGGATGTTATTGTTGAAATATTAAGAGATATCTACTAAACGATGCTTTCTATTCAATTTGCGGTCAAAGAGAAAGCGCAGCGCAAGTGCACAAATAGCAATTCCTGAGCGGACATTTATGCACAAATCCGGTACTATGTTGCCTGCAGCAAAGCAACCATAAGCACACAGCAACTTGAAACAGTAAGAACGACCATGCGGTCATATCACAACTGCAACTTTCATAATCCTCGGCACACGATAAATATCCTTTATCTCACCTTTCACTTGAAAGTATCCGTCAAAACACGTCAGACAGAGAAACAGTCAAAAATCTTCTACGACACGCATCGATCACGTATACGTCCATGCACGTGAATGGCGTTCTTGCAGCGTGTGAAGACTCGCTTACGAGTTGTGCACTGATCAGGCGATGCTTCAcaacatatgaaaaaaacaCTTGCGAGTCAACTGCAGCAACCACGCACCGTAGCGCGTCGGGGCGCAATACTTAAATGTCAGAACGAACACGTGAAGCACTTTCCCTACACCTCATCAGATTCAAGTCGCTTTAATGGAGAAACGTAAGCACGAACTATCGCGTACGAGGAAGATTCTCGCCCTCTGTAGCTACTACCTCCAGTCGCATTATCTATACTCATTtggtaatatatatatatatatatatatatattgataaacggacacaaaaacaaaaaaggagcaaaGGCAGAACGTGCATTCCCGTACATACGTTGGCTGCTCACCACACAAACCAATCAAACTTCGTGTAGTGCATTCACCGAGGTtgaaagaggaaatgaagttAAGAGAGGTCACGCCTACTAAACACTAAGAGTACGCCTCCTCcccgcccccccccacactaacaaaaaaaagaccctACACATCCCGGAAGTGTATGAACAGGTGGCATACTGCATCCACCTTTTCACACCCTATGCACGACATCTGTAACTTCCCGGAGATGTTGCCGTGACCGCAGTTTTCGAAGAAAACTTAATAAAACGTATACGTAATAACGACAAAACGTATAACCGCAATCGAgttcaacgaaaaaaaaaaatagacaaaaagagaagaacgATCGCATTTTTCCTCTGGGTAGAACAACGATGGTCAAGAAGAACATGGAGCACTATAATGGAGGGAAAGTTCTATCAAGCATATTCATCCACATGTACGTATGCGTGATGGttggtttgtgtttgtaatAAAACATCCAAAATCTTTCAACGGTGCTTCTAACAATCTAATGTTGCCGTCATCCAACGGTAATATCTCTATCATCAGTTGCCTCCACTCCCAACATGCCCAACGTTTCTACACAAGTCTCGAATTTTCTGGTCACGCTCTTGAAGTTCTCTATGCAGCTGCTCAACCTTCTCTCTATGTCCCGCTGTCATTCCGCGAATCTGTTCCCTGTAGCTCGATTCAATCACATCTGCCTTGATCTGTATTTCCTTCAATCTTGCAGAAGACGAGATCATGTGGGAGCACTGGCTCCTCAGCCCCTTTGTTTGAGCCGAAAGATCTTCCTGGCGCCGTTCCAGGGTCACAATGGTGTCACGTAATTCGGAAGCGCGCAACGCAATCCTTTCCATTACGGTGTACATGTTGTTCAAGTGCATCACCATTTCAACCGGTGGGATTAACTGAAAGTGTGACTTAGCCTCCCGAACCTTGATGGTTAAAGAGCGAATAGAACCATCAATTACCCCAAATTCCTCCTGTGCTGCCGAAATCGCTCTCTTCAGCGCCACACAACGACCCTCCATTCCTTTCAGCTCAGATTGAAATAAAAACTTGTTCAAATCGCCTAAGGGGTCTGTCTCACAGACATCCGCATCCCCAGCATCGTTGAAAGACCTGTTCTTTAGGGTTTCCGCAAACACTTGGAAAAATTGGATGGGTTCCTTTTCATACGAGTTCTTTTCTGCATCAAAAAATGCAGTGGGGATCACACCCAGTTCTCGCACCACTAAAGCACCCAGTTCATGCTTCCGCGGACCACACCTCTCCCATACGGCTTGGGAAACCAGAATTTGCCCTCCGCGGGCCGTGGAGCACGCGTGTACAGTCTGAGATACCGCACGACCGTAATAGTGGCACCGGTAAGAATCGCCAACCGGTATAGACAGCGGCTCCACAAATGTATCACCTGTGTGAACCGCCATCGCCAGGCGCAGCCCACGAAATACCACTTCATTTGTCCCCTGACAACGCACCTCTGACCCCCATGAGCTTTCGAGAAGGGACTGCGACCAAGGGAGCGTCATCAACCATTTTTGGGTCTCCGTGCAGAAACGACAGGCCGCTACCGGATCGTCGAAGGCGAGCAGCATTGATGTCCCATCACAGTAGCACTCATACGCACCGTACTGAGCCATTTTAGGGCGCAACACGCAGTTCATCAAAGATATGGCAGCTTGTGCCTTTTCCGCATCCTCGACCCACATAAGGTCACCATTAAAGACGCGCAAGCATGCGAACACAACGTTCCTTTGGGGTGGGGGAACCGAACCGGAGTGCGATATGGCGTTCTCGAGATCATCACAGAAAAAATACAGTCGGGAAAGCGCACGGTTTAAAGAAACTGATGCCTCAGAGCACTTCCCCTCAATCTCCACCAGCGCACGCGAAAGTCGCTCTTGCTTAGCATCGAGCTTCGCCAACAAACAGTCAAAATCTGATTCCTTCGAAACCGGCGCTTCACAGTTGGTGTCTATGGTTTTCAGTTGTAGTAAGCGAGTAACAATTCGCTCAACCACCAGTTTTGCTTCTGGATCCTCGACAATACACCGTGGGGCGTAGAGGAGGGCGGCCTCCTGTACCTCCAAACTGTGAGGTTCAACAGCCTGCTCCGGGGCACAGCTAACAAACGCTGAGTAGATATCATCTAAGATGCGAAGAATGTATATATCCCACTGCTTGAACCGCTGCTCTACTTCCTGAGAGGCCGCGTTTGCCAAAACGAGCCGCTCCGCGGCCGTCGCCGCCTCCTTCACAGCTTCTTCGCGCTCTTCAGAtaacttcttcttttcatcctcCAGTCGCGCACGCATGTCACCGATGCGCCGCTCCGTTTCCGTAGACCTTTCCTTGTACTCAGACTCAATGCGATGTACGAGGTTCTTCATAAGCGCCTGACCTTCGGTGTGACGCTCCTCCGCGACCCTGTTTGTAGCACGAACGGCCTCTAGCTCTTTTGTCAGCTCTTCTACACGAGCATTACAAAGGCTCTCCACATGGTCCAATTCTTGGGCGGCTGCTTTTTTAACATCATCCACCTGCTGTTGGTATATTTTTGTGAGGTTTTCAACGCGCTCATTGAGAACACGGCATTCGTTTTTCAACATCATCTGCTCCTTCTCGTGTTGCAACTTTTGCATGCGTAATTGATGCTCCATTGTTTCTTTGAGCTTGAGATGTTGCTCATTCTCACCCTTCAGCAGTCCCTCCAACCGCTTAACTTCGTCCCGTAGTTCGCCAATTTCCTCTTTAGATTTCTCAGTCATGGCGAACTCTATACACTTAGCCTCATGTTTCGCGTTCCCCAGTTTCGTCCGCAGTGACGAACACTTCCGCATCAGCGCCTcgatttccttctctcttagTGCTATACTCATAACGTGACGCTGCTCAGCTGTTGTACGCCACGGTCGCTCCAATTCCGGTCGGTGAAAAAGTTCTTCACCCCGCTGTACCCCCGTAGCCGTTTTGAGGTATGTCCCGGGAGTACAACCGCCCCCATACACACCGACAGCTCGTGCAGCAGACGCTGACTCAGGGGTCTCCCACTTGTTGGGTGGTGCCTCGTCGGACATAAATTTAAAGTAACTGTCTAAACGGCAGAACTTTGTCCCAGCGTTAAATTGACAAAGacatgaaaaaggaaggatgCTACATGCACACTGaataagcagaaaaaaatggcTCACTAACAACTGGTAGCGCACAGCATCTCCAACTCGGTAATCAAGAGCACTTCAAAGTACATTTGAACAAGGATACACATTAAAAATACGTACAGGGTCGGTGAGTGGTACCAcaaataggaaaaaaaaaaagtaaagcatgaaaaaaaaaagacatttACAGCAGCCGGCAACGTAACTTGTCATGTAAAAATATCCTTTCCTTTATCACCTTGCCTTCGTCGCCTTCATTCCAGctgcttcctttctctttgctCCTCTAGTTTCCCCGCACATTCTCCTCTACTTTTGCTCTTCTGTACATTCCGTGTGGGGGAAGGCTGGAACACATCCAAAAACAGCTTCCTTGAAAACTTCCCCATTCTGTCTACATCTCATATGGTATAAAGTGAACCTCGAGTGTCTTCTTCAGGCGGGAAACTTCATCTTCCGAAGAACGAAGCTCCTCTCGGCGCCGCGACTCACAAACACGCAAATCCTCCCGGAGTGCGTCAATTACCTCCTCTTGGTTGAAAATGCGGGCCTTCAGTTGTGTTTCAGTTTCAAGAGCCAGCTGCTCCCGCACCTCCATTTCGCGCGTCAGTTCAGAGATCTTCTCGGATAAT
This genomic window contains:
- a CDS encoding major vault protein, putative, whose product is MSDIIRIKRHFYVHLLNNNTNVTKCMLGPQVYTRKEHERCLFEPRQCVVVPPGHYCVVQNPCVRGEDNIPKVGESEEVQLRMGEKEIRFEQPPFPLLPGEELLTVDGEWLFKLKVIPANKGYHVRCTRDFIDSTRGSVRAGEQWIVEGPQTFIPRVEVEELGEVEALTVESNTAIKLRARLNFTDRQGVARVAGEEWLHRTSGAYLPAYEEEFVSYVRGAVLTEKEAIHLRALRNFTDVYGKARKAGEQWMITHKMSSTHIPDVNEVITATVNAIILSKNQYCIVKDPVGDEGINQFGKREVRRGECSFFLRPGESLVGEVQSMNAIGKNEALLLQALEKFEDCGGTVRMPGEKWLLRGATEYIPRVDVCVLERRGVIALDKNEGIYVMNTTTGEVRTVIGEPYMLKEHEVLWEKDLSPDVEELLACPTGCCRCSERDPNFTSSRVKHRIIRFNVQHNAAVQIYDYKQKKPRVVLGPNLVMLSPDEEFTVLSLSGGKPKALNSLLALQLFLGPRFSSDTIVVETSDHARLQLSLSYNWHFDADRENPDAKIFSVPDFVGDCCKTIASRVRGAVAAEDFDSFHRNSAKIIREAVFGRDGNGHVRNSLRFSANNLVVTNIDIQSVEPTDAKTRDSLQKSVQLAIEITTKSQEAAARHGKERKDQEARGRLERQKLVDKIEVERTKTQWLELQAQSEVVQASGQAVAEAKAKAESLLIEADTELKQAEMRAKALRITAASDLAKQKQQQDLELEFAKRQNELES